A single Syntrophorhabdaceae bacterium DNA region contains:
- the kdpA gene encoding potassium-transporting ATPase subunit KdpA, producing MNIYGYIQLALFLGLLTALTKPVGLYLVRVLDGEGKTFLDPALRPLERLFYRIFGINKGREQDWKSYAISLLCFSLAGLLFTYAVLRLQHILPLNPQGFGAVSSDLAFNTAASFTTNTDWQNYGGESTLSYFSQMVGLTFHNFASAAVGIGVAAALVRGIARHSADTIGNFWVDLVRIHLYLLIPICVIFALFLSAQGVVQNFRAYEKASLVEPAVVTPPPQEGSGEKGNALAGGTKVENQVIPQGPAASQVAIKMVGTNGGGFFNANAAHPYENPTPLSNFIQILSIFLIPGGLTYYLGRMVKKQQHGWAIWSAMAILFLAAFFVCWWAEAGGNPRLHALGIDAAGGNMEGKEVRFGIFGSALFATVTSAASCGAVNSMHDSFTPLGGLIPLFNIQLGEVVFGGVGAGLYGMLIFVVLAVFLTGLMVGRTPEYLGKKIDSYDVKVSVLALLILIFSILGFSAWAVISTWGLAGLNNAGPHGLSEILYAFSSATGNNGSAFAGLSGNTSWYNTTLGLAMLFGRFLMIVPVMALAGSLAKKKQVPSSGGSFPVWGPIFILVLVGTVLIVGALTFLPALALGPVVEHFLLTKSQVLY from the coding sequence ATGAACATATATGGCTACATCCAACTGGCGCTCTTCCTGGGGCTCCTTACTGCGCTCACGAAGCCGGTGGGGCTTTATCTGGTGCGGGTCCTCGACGGCGAGGGGAAGACCTTCCTCGATCCGGCGCTGCGTCCCCTGGAGAGGCTTTTCTATAGAATATTCGGTATAAATAAGGGCCGGGAGCAAGACTGGAAGAGCTATGCGATATCCCTGCTTTGTTTCAGCCTCGCCGGGCTTCTTTTCACCTACGCGGTCCTCAGGCTCCAGCATATTCTTCCCCTTAATCCCCAGGGTTTCGGGGCGGTGAGCAGCGACCTGGCGTTCAATACGGCCGCAAGCTTTACCACGAATACGGACTGGCAGAATTACGGGGGTGAATCGACACTCTCCTATTTCTCCCAGATGGTGGGCCTCACGTTCCATAATTTCGCCTCCGCCGCCGTGGGAATCGGCGTTGCCGCGGCTCTCGTGCGGGGCATTGCCCGCCATTCGGCAGACACGATCGGAAATTTCTGGGTAGATCTCGTCCGCATCCATCTCTACCTCCTCATCCCCATTTGCGTTATTTTTGCCCTTTTCCTTTCAGCCCAGGGGGTGGTCCAGAACTTCCGGGCCTATGAAAAGGCGAGCCTTGTGGAACCGGCGGTTGTCACTCCTCCCCCGCAGGAAGGGTCCGGGGAAAAAGGAAATGCATTGGCCGGCGGCACAAAGGTCGAAAATCAGGTTATTCCCCAAGGGCCGGCGGCGTCCCAGGTCGCGATCAAGATGGTGGGAACGAACGGAGGCGGCTTCTTCAATGCAAATGCAGCCCATCCCTACGAGAACCCGACCCCCCTGTCCAACTTTATCCAGATCCTTTCGATCTTTCTCATCCCTGGCGGTCTCACCTATTACCTCGGCAGGATGGTGAAAAAGCAGCAACACGGCTGGGCAATCTGGAGCGCCATGGCAATCCTTTTCCTCGCCGCCTTCTTCGTCTGCTGGTGGGCCGAGGCCGGGGGCAATCCGCGGCTCCATGCATTGGGAATCGATGCGGCAGGCGGCAACATGGAGGGAAAGGAGGTCCGCTTCGGGATCTTCGGCTCAGCCCTTTTTGCCACGGTCACCTCTGCCGCCTCGTGCGGTGCGGTAAATAGTATGCACGATTCCTTCACGCCCCTTGGGGGCCTCATTCCCCTCTTTAACATCCAGCTCGGCGAAGTGGTATTCGGCGGCGTGGGCGCCGGACTCTACGGAATGCTCATCTTTGTGGTCCTCGCCGTCTTTCTGACGGGGCTGATGGTGGGGCGGACCCCGGAATATCTGGGCAAGAAGATCGATTCCTATGACGTGAAGGTTTCGGTCCTCGCGCTGCTCATCCTGATTTTCTCGATCCTCGGCTTTTCTGCCTGGGCGGTAATAAGCACATGGGGGCTCGCGGGCCTCAATAACGCGGGACCTCATGGCCTGAGCGAGATTCTCTACGCCTTTTCATCGGCTACGGGCAATAACGGGAGCGCCTTTGCCGGTTTATCGGGAAACACCTCCTGGTACAACACCACTCTGGGTCTCGCCATGCTTTTCGGCCGCTTCCTGATGATCGTTCCTGTCATGGCCCTTGCGGGAAGCCTGGCGAAAAAGAAGCAGGTCCCCTCGTCAGGGGGGAGCTTCCCTGTCTGGGGCCCCATATTCATTCTCGTCCTCGTCGGGACGGTTCTTATCGTGGGGGCCCTCACCTTTCTCCCCGCCCTTGCCCTCGGTCCCGTGGTGGAACATTTTCTTTTGACGAAATCTCAGGTGCTCTACTAG
- a CDS encoding carbohydrate-binding family 9-like protein, with protein MNDYRHSIPRAAWPPELRGLWDGPAWGDVPFLPIDCFRPESSSHRPLVRCKLLYDESRLYGLFFVRDRYVRCIHTDFQAPVWEDSCVELFVQPDPDTGYFNFEFNCGGTMLASYVTDPARVDGRVAGATPLSPEEGGQVAVYGSLPPLVEREIEDEVTWSLEFAIPFALFHAYVGNPGTIAGREWRGNLYKCGNKTSRPHWASWSPLKERNFHAPQDFGVLRFAP; from the coding sequence ATGAACGACTACCGTCATAGCATTCCCAGGGCTGCCTGGCCTCCGGAGCTACGGGGGCTCTGGGACGGACCGGCCTGGGGCGACGTCCCCTTTCTCCCCATCGATTGCTTCAGGCCCGAGAGTTCTTCGCACCGGCCCCTTGTGCGATGCAAGCTGTTATACGACGAGAGCCGCCTCTACGGGCTGTTCTTCGTCCGGGACCGATATGTGCGATGCATCCATACAGATTTCCAGGCACCCGTCTGGGAGGATAGCTGTGTCGAGCTCTTCGTGCAGCCGGACCCCGACACGGGCTACTTCAATTTCGAGTTCAACTGCGGTGGGACAATGCTCGCCTCTTACGTGACGGACCCGGCCAGGGTCGACGGGCGAGTGGCGGGGGCCACGCCCCTTTCCCCGGAGGAAGGTGGCCAGGTAGCCGTTTATGGCAGCCTTCCTCCCCTTGTGGAGCGTGAGATAGAGGATGAAGTCACGTGGTCGCTCGAGTTCGCGATCCCTTTCGCGTTGTTTCATGCTTATGTGGGGAATCCGGGCACGATAGCGGGCCGGGAGTGGCGGGGCAACCTCTATAAGTGCGGCAACAAGACGAGCCGCCCCCACTGGGCTTCGTGGTCCCCCTTGAAGGAGCGGAACTTCCACGCCCCTCAAGACTTCGGCGTACTGCGGTTTGCGCCATGA
- a CDS encoding ABC transporter substrate-binding protein yields the protein MKLFIKISCCIAFVISLAFTAQAADIKIGVAEALTGPVAKYGVPIKNGFVLATEEINGAGGIKGNKIALVIEDEQAKKEEAINVFKKFIFQDKVLAIFGPTLSNSAFASDPFANAQKTVVFGTSNTAEGITAIGPYVFRNSVAEADILPIVINAATKKLGLKKVALFYGNDDSMTKSSHEIFLRAVNAEKLQVLTIQTFAKGDIDFSAQLTKIKSLNPDAVVCGALVEEASNIILQARKLGLPDKVRFIGGNGFNTPKLIQIAGKAAEGSLSGSPWFLDDPSPRNKAFVKAYTKKFGVAPDQFAAQAYDALYIMAEGIKAITISGNLEKDRTALRDSLAKVKNFKGVGGPFSFNEHRDAEQKGRVLTIKDGKFAVFAE from the coding sequence ATGAAGCTATTCATAAAGATCAGTTGTTGTATTGCCTTCGTAATATCTTTGGCTTTCACCGCCCAGGCTGCGGACATCAAGATAGGAGTCGCCGAGGCCCTGACGGGACCTGTCGCCAAGTATGGCGTGCCCATTAAAAACGGTTTTGTCCTCGCTACCGAGGAGATCAACGGCGCGGGCGGTATAAAGGGGAATAAGATCGCCCTCGTGATAGAAGACGAGCAGGCGAAAAAAGAAGAAGCGATCAATGTCTTCAAGAAGTTCATCTTCCAGGATAAGGTACTGGCCATCTTCGGCCCGACCCTCTCCAATTCGGCATTCGCCTCCGATCCATTTGCGAATGCTCAGAAAACAGTCGTCTTCGGCACCTCCAACACCGCGGAGGGCATTACTGCCATCGGCCCCTATGTGTTCCGTAATTCCGTCGCGGAAGCGGACATCCTGCCGATCGTGATCAACGCGGCAACAAAAAAACTGGGACTGAAAAAGGTCGCCCTTTTCTATGGCAATGACGATTCCATGACCAAATCGAGCCACGAGATCTTTTTAAGGGCCGTGAATGCGGAAAAGCTGCAGGTACTGACAATCCAGACCTTTGCCAAGGGTGACATCGATTTTTCCGCCCAGCTTACCAAGATCAAAAGCCTCAATCCCGATGCGGTAGTCTGTGGCGCCCTCGTGGAAGAGGCATCGAATATCATCCTCCAGGCCAGAAAACTGGGGTTGCCCGATAAGGTCAGGTTTATCGGCGGCAACGGTTTCAATACGCCAAAACTGATTCAGATTGCCGGAAAGGCCGCAGAAGGCTCCTTGAGCGGCAGTCCGTGGTTCCTGGACGATCCGAGTCCCAGGAACAAGGCGTTTGTCAAAGCCTACACCAAGAAATTCGGCGTAGCCCCGGATCAGTTCGCTGCTCAGGCCTATGATGCCCTCTACATTATGGCGGAAGGGATCAAGGCCATCACGATATCGGGCAATCTGGAAAAAGACAGAACGGCGCTCCGTGACTCCCTGGCCAAGGTAAAGAATTTCAAAGGCGTAGGCGGTCCTTTCTCCTTCAACGAACATCGTGACGCCGAACAGAAGGGGCGGGTACTGACTATAAAGGACGGCAAGTTCGCCGTTTTCGCCGAATAG
- the kdpB gene encoding potassium-transporting ATPase subunit KdpB — MAARTHSLLDRQIIRQAIFDSFKKLNPRKLMKNPVIFVTEAGAAITTVSLAFPSKEEPFGFGLQISLWLWFTVLFANFAEAMAEGRGKAQANALRKTRTSTTANLLSPDGSFVEIEAQALKKGDLVVVSAGDMIPADGEIVEGVATVDESAITGESAPVIREAGGDRSAVTGGTRVLSDWIHVCVTANPGESFLDRMIGLVEGAVRQKTPNEIALTILLSAMTIIFLVVVMTLKPFGLYSHIDFSTTVLTALLVCLIPTTIGGLLSAIGIAGIDRMVQKNVLAMSGRAVEAAGDVDVLLLDKTGTITLGDRQAVEFIPAPGVEAQELANAAQLASLADETPEGRSIVVLAKDYGLRGRSILELPNAEFVAFSAQTRMSGVDMDGRQIRKGAVDSIEALTGSIPPEVRDAVSRISFRGGTPLLVAEGTRVLGSIHLKDIVKGGLKDRFDRFRAMGIKTVMITGDNQLTAAAIAREAGVDDFIAEARPEDKLALIRREQAAGHLVAMTGDGTNDAPALAQADVGVAMNTGTQAAKEAGNMVDLDSNPTKLIEVVEIGKQMLVTRGALTTFSIANDVAKYFAIIPAMVVTVFPVIAPLNLMGLGSPRSAIVSAVIFNALIIVALIPLALRGVRFRPLGAAAILRRNLLIYGLGGLMAPFPGIKLIDMIVNGLRLV, encoded by the coding sequence ATGGCTGCGAGAACCCATTCCCTTTTGGACCGGCAGATAATCAGGCAGGCGATCTTCGACTCCTTTAAAAAGCTGAATCCGAGAAAGCTCATGAAGAACCCGGTTATATTCGTCACCGAAGCAGGCGCCGCGATTACCACCGTCAGCCTTGCCTTCCCGTCGAAGGAGGAGCCTTTCGGCTTCGGATTGCAGATATCCCTATGGCTCTGGTTCACGGTGCTTTTTGCCAATTTTGCCGAGGCAATGGCCGAGGGCCGGGGAAAGGCGCAGGCAAATGCCCTTCGGAAGACGCGGACCAGCACGACCGCCAATCTTCTCAGTCCGGATGGATCATTTGTTGAAATCGAGGCCCAGGCTTTGAAGAAAGGCGATCTTGTAGTTGTCTCCGCAGGAGACATGATCCCTGCGGACGGTGAGATTGTCGAGGGCGTGGCAACCGTGGACGAATCGGCGATCACAGGAGAATCCGCCCCGGTGATCCGCGAGGCCGGCGGCGACAGAAGCGCCGTTACCGGCGGCACCCGGGTCCTGTCCGACTGGATCCACGTGTGTGTTACGGCAAACCCCGGAGAGAGTTTCCTCGACAGGATGATCGGCCTCGTGGAAGGGGCAGTGAGGCAGAAGACGCCGAACGAGATCGCCCTCACGATTCTTCTCTCTGCCATGACCATCATTTTTCTCGTAGTGGTCATGACCCTGAAGCCCTTCGGGCTCTATTCGCACATCGACTTTTCCACCACCGTACTGACGGCTCTGCTCGTCTGCCTCATCCCCACCACTATCGGGGGTCTCCTAAGCGCCATCGGCATCGCGGGCATCGACCGCATGGTACAGAAAAACGTATTGGCCATGAGCGGCCGGGCGGTGGAGGCGGCGGGGGATGTGGATGTGCTGCTTCTCGATAAGACGGGCACCATCACCTTGGGCGATCGGCAGGCCGTGGAATTCATCCCTGCGCCGGGAGTGGAAGCCCAGGAATTGGCAAATGCCGCGCAGCTTGCATCCCTGGCGGACGAGACGCCGGAGGGCAGAAGCATCGTGGTCCTCGCGAAAGATTATGGTCTCAGGGGCCGTTCGATCCTGGAGCTGCCGAACGCGGAATTTGTCGCCTTCTCGGCCCAGACGAGGATGAGCGGCGTGGATATGGACGGCAGGCAGATCAGAAAAGGGGCCGTCGACTCCATAGAAGCTCTTACCGGCTCCATCCCCCCGGAAGTGCGTGACGCGGTCAGCCGCATCTCCTTCCGGGGGGGAACCCCCTTACTGGTCGCAGAAGGAACGAGGGTCCTGGGGTCCATCCACCTGAAGGATATTGTCAAAGGCGGGTTGAAAGACCGCTTTGACCGGTTCAGGGCAATGGGCATCAAGACCGTAATGATTACAGGAGACAACCAGTTGACGGCTGCCGCCATAGCCCGGGAAGCGGGGGTAGATGATTTTATTGCCGAAGCCAGGCCGGAAGACAAGCTGGCCCTCATACGGAGGGAACAGGCAGCGGGACACCTCGTGGCCATGACCGGCGACGGCACAAACGATGCCCCTGCCCTCGCACAGGCCGACGTGGGTGTGGCCATGAATACGGGGACTCAGGCAGCCAAGGAAGCGGGGAACATGGTGGACCTGGACTCCAACCCGACCAAGCTGATAGAAGTGGTTGAGATCGGCAAGCAGATGCTCGTCACCCGGGGGGCACTTACCACCTTCAGTATCGCGAACGACGTGGCCAAATATTTCGCCATCATCCCGGCGATGGTGGTGACCGTCTTCCCTGTGATCGCCCCCCTCAACCTCATGGGCCTCGGCTCCCCGAGGAGCGCGATCGTGAGCGCGGTCATTTTCAATGCCCTCATAATCGTGGCCCTTATTCCCCTGGCCCTGCGGGGAGTGCGGTTCCGTCCCCTCGGCGCAGCGGCGATCCTCAGGCGCAACCTTCTGATCTACGGTCTGGGGGGTCTCATGGCCCCTTTCCCGGGGATCAAGCTTATCGATATGATCGTCAACGGGCTACGCCTGGTATAG
- the fbp gene encoding class 1 fructose-bisphosphatase, with the protein MTPFRGVINVKETIKIVVLITEALRKMERKIPQHMTLNRFLVQQQHAYPGAAGELTAVMDQLGTVGKIISSSMRRIALDGLTGLTGGLNVQGEEVRKLDELGNTIFIEAFEYVDIVGAVVSEEMDEPLAISSGGEPGKYVVLVDPIDGSSNLDVDCVIGSIFSIRNLKGSVEESILQKGTGQVAAGYIMYGTSTLLVYTAGDGVHIFVLDEQIGEFVLTHDMVRMPAKGTIMSSNFGNYQRWADPVKRFAGTLAREETYSLRYSGALVADLHQILHKGGIYLYPEDDKRPEGKLRLLYECAPLAMIAEQAGGGATNGKARVMEIAPGHAHQRVPFAIGSPYEIGKYEEFCRG; encoded by the coding sequence TTGACGCCGTTCAGGGGAGTCATTAATGTTAAAGAAACGATAAAGATCGTGGTTCTCATTACGGAGGCCCTGCGAAAAATGGAGCGGAAGATACCGCAGCATATGACCCTCAACCGTTTTCTTGTCCAGCAGCAGCACGCGTATCCCGGGGCCGCAGGTGAGTTGACGGCCGTCATGGACCAGCTGGGGACCGTGGGGAAGATTATCTCCAGCTCCATGCGGCGGATCGCCTTGGACGGGCTCACGGGCCTTACCGGGGGGCTGAACGTGCAGGGCGAGGAAGTGAGAAAACTCGATGAGCTGGGGAATACCATCTTTATCGAGGCCTTCGAGTACGTCGATATCGTGGGCGCTGTCGTCTCCGAAGAGATGGACGAGCCCCTGGCCATCTCCTCCGGGGGAGAGCCCGGGAAATACGTGGTCCTCGTGGACCCCATCGACGGCTCCTCGAACCTGGACGTGGACTGCGTTATCGGCTCGATCTTCTCCATACGCAACCTGAAAGGGAGCGTGGAAGAATCCATTTTGCAGAAGGGGACCGGGCAGGTGGCAGCCGGCTATATCATGTACGGGACATCGACGCTGCTCGTCTACACCGCGGGAGACGGGGTGCACATCTTTGTCCTCGACGAGCAGATCGGAGAGTTCGTCCTGACCCACGACATGGTCCGCATGCCCGCCAAAGGGACCATAATGAGCAGCAATTTCGGCAATTATCAACGGTGGGCCGATCCGGTCAAAAGGTTCGCCGGCACCCTTGCCAGGGAGGAAACCTACTCCCTCAGGTATTCCGGAGCCCTCGTGGCCGACCTCCACCAAATCCTTCACAAGGGGGGTATCTACCTTTACCCGGAGGACGACAAGAGGCCTGAGGGGAAACTGAGACTCCTCTACGAATGCGCCCCCCTCGCCATGATCGCCGAGCAGGCAGGTGGAGGGGCAACCAACGGGAAGGCCAGGGTCATGGAGATTGCACCCGGCCACGCGCACCAGCGTGTCCCCTTCGCCATCGGAAGCCCGTATGAAATCGGCAAATATGAAGAATTTTGCCGCGGTTAG
- a CDS encoding branched-chain amino acid ABC transporter permease — protein MFLQQFANALGLGAVYALFALGFTLIFGVLEIITLAHGAVFMVGAFAGLVIVTKFNVSPLIAILAGMLASGILGWLIDLAAVRPLRKREFHHLAPMIATIGCATIIVSISQGIFGAEVYRFPFDFMPVTSYTFWAIQMTSLQIIIIGVALCLMLIIIFLLNRTKWGKAVRAVAESPRTAALLGIPVERTFQLTAFVASALGGAAGVLTGINFNAVHAFMGGPIMHRGIAVIILGGMGDIRGAVLGGLILGFSEIMSVAYISSDFRDAVSFGLLFIILLVRPSGIFGSAIERKG, from the coding sequence GTGTTCTTACAACAATTTGCCAATGCCCTCGGCCTGGGCGCGGTCTACGCGCTTTTTGCCCTCGGCTTTACGTTGATCTTCGGTGTGCTCGAAATTATAACTCTGGCACACGGCGCCGTCTTTATGGTCGGCGCCTTTGCCGGTCTTGTGATCGTCACAAAATTTAACGTAAGCCCCCTCATTGCGATCCTGGCCGGAATGTTGGCCTCGGGTATCCTCGGCTGGCTGATAGATCTGGCTGCCGTGCGGCCTTTACGAAAAAGAGAATTTCATCATCTGGCGCCCATGATCGCCACCATCGGCTGTGCCACGATCATTGTCAGCATTTCCCAGGGTATTTTCGGCGCCGAGGTCTATCGCTTCCCCTTCGATTTCATGCCGGTTACCTCCTACACCTTTTGGGCCATACAGATGACCTCGCTGCAGATAATTATCATCGGCGTTGCCCTCTGTTTGATGTTGATCATTATCTTCCTCCTGAACAGGACAAAGTGGGGCAAAGCAGTGCGCGCCGTTGCGGAAAGTCCCCGCACCGCCGCCTTGCTCGGTATTCCCGTGGAGCGCACGTTCCAGCTGACTGCGTTCGTCGCCTCCGCCCTGGGCGGGGCTGCCGGGGTGCTGACGGGGATCAATTTCAATGCAGTTCACGCCTTCATGGGCGGTCCGATCATGCACCGCGGGATCGCCGTCATCATTCTGGGCGGCATGGGGGATATCAGGGGCGCGGTGCTGGGCGGACTGATTCTCGGTTTTTCGGAGATAATGAGCGTGGCCTACATCTCTTCGGATTTTCGCGATGCCGTCTCCTTCGGCCTGCTCTTCATCATCCTCCTTGTCAGGCCCTCCGGCATATTCGGCTCTGCCATAGAGCGGAAAGGATGA
- the kdpC gene encoding K(+)-transporting ATPase subunit C, with translation MKKLFVELKIAVIAVLSLGVLVCAIYPAVIWGLAQALFPFEANGSMVGREGRRHGSYLVGQGFATAKYFHPRPSAAGTGYDALNSGGSNLGPTSRKLIETVKQRISEYRAENGLGPDVPIPADAVTASASGLDPHISVQNARLQAPRVAKARGRGEDEVFAVIARSTEDRYLGILGEPRVHVLKLNMMLDVRGD, from the coding sequence ATGAAGAAGCTCTTCGTTGAACTAAAGATCGCGGTCATTGCCGTCCTGTCCCTGGGCGTCCTTGTCTGCGCCATCTACCCGGCGGTAATCTGGGGTCTCGCGCAGGCGCTCTTTCCCTTCGAGGCCAACGGCTCCATGGTGGGGCGGGAAGGAAGGCGTCACGGATCGTATCTCGTGGGGCAAGGTTTTGCAACTGCCAAATATTTCCATCCCCGGCCGTCAGCCGCAGGGACCGGTTATGACGCGCTCAATTCCGGGGGGAGTAACCTGGGGCCGACTTCGAGAAAGCTGATAGAGACGGTGAAACAGCGCATTTCCGAGTATCGGGCCGAGAACGGCCTTGGACCCGATGTCCCCATACCTGCCGACGCGGTGACCGCATCGGCGAGTGGACTCGACCCTCATATAAGCGTGCAAAACGCACGACTGCAGGCCCCCCGGGTGGCAAAAGCCAGGGGCAGGGGGGAAGACGAAGTCTTTGCGGTGATTGCACGCTCGACTGAAGACCGTTACCTGGGAATATTGGGAGAACCGCGGGTCCATGTCCTGAAGCTCAACATGATGCTCGATGTCCGGGGAGACTGA
- a CDS encoding branched-chain amino acid ABC transporter permease, which translates to MNEFLMSFWQTYNTLVYTILVHGMLALSIYITLACGQLSLGNAAFMGIGAYTAALFTMKLGAPFGLSLLAGGMLPAFVALVIGAPTLRLSGVYLAMATLGFGEVVRVAFLNMTITGGSVGLNGVPPKTELWHLLAVMAVLIYFFLKLRNSRFGRALEAIREDEVAATVMGIKTTSFKVWAFVIGAFIAGVAGGLNAHFTFFLSPREYGFDFAVDILTFAILGGTGTFWGPLAGSTILTVLPELLRFIGPYRLALNGLILVLVVIYLPNGIIRVKKKD; encoded by the coding sequence ATGAACGAATTTTTGATGTCCTTCTGGCAAACCTATAACACCCTCGTCTATACCATCCTCGTCCATGGCATGCTGGCCCTTTCGATCTACATTACCCTTGCCTGCGGGCAATTGTCGCTGGGGAATGCCGCGTTCATGGGGATCGGCGCCTATACGGCTGCCCTCTTTACCATGAAGCTGGGCGCCCCCTTCGGCCTCTCGCTCCTTGCCGGCGGCATGCTGCCGGCCTTCGTAGCCCTGGTTATCGGCGCACCGACTTTAAGGCTGTCGGGCGTCTACCTTGCCATGGCCACCCTTGGCTTTGGGGAAGTGGTCAGGGTAGCGTTTCTCAATATGACCATCACCGGAGGCTCGGTGGGCTTAAACGGCGTACCGCCAAAGACGGAGCTCTGGCACCTCCTCGCGGTAATGGCGGTGCTCATCTATTTTTTCCTGAAGCTCAGGAATTCCCGGTTCGGCCGGGCCTTGGAGGCCATTCGGGAAGATGAAGTGGCCGCAACGGTAATGGGCATCAAGACCACCTCGTTCAAAGTGTGGGCCTTCGTGATCGGGGCTTTTATCGCGGGCGTGGCCGGCGGCCTCAATGCCCATTTCACCTTTTTTCTCTCGCCCCGGGAGTATGGGTTCGACTTTGCCGTAGACATACTGACCTTCGCTATTTTAGGCGGTACCGGAACATTCTGGGGGCCCCTGGCGGGCAGCACTATCCTCACCGTTCTGCCCGAATTGCTGAGATTCATAGGGCCTTACCGCCTGGCCTTGAACGGCCTGATCCTGGTGCTTGTGGTGATTTACCTGCCCAACGGGATCATAAGAGTGAAGAAGAAGGATTGA
- a CDS encoding PTS sugar transporter subunit IIA: MTTQENPIDEAESRANTFLRLIRRSQQGRLKIYLGYCPGVGKTYQMLQEGHRLKEDGIDVVIGLLETHGRADIEKLAEGLVMIPREHQEYRGIVVEEMDTDAILARRPQVALIDELAHTNVPGARNPKRYQDIQDILAAGIHVITTVNVQHLESLYNVIEKAVGVKVRERLPDSVLAGADQIVDVDLTAEDLRRRLQSGKIYPSDRVEASLLNFFTYSNLERLRELTLRELASQLDLRRREEPEEKPTVAPDQIMVCLSSHGPNSEKLLRYASRLAGRLNRNWYAVYVQTPSEEATVIDARTQRLISDTLTLAKQLGAMVFTYKGEDVADTILRFAKEYLVGHIVIGKPRPRPFWKRFGRNNDIVGNLIRRAKGVTVAVLDTSDEDAWGLKPNAPLPATPAPAKAEPADREPLDLSGLISADRILLWEHAITKEEALRALTGTIAKEGGPIDPGELYAAILTREAQGSTFFNEGAAFPHVRLPGLPAPLVALGLAKQGISDVSTEKPVQLVFLILTPEEKPEVQIRILGMVSRATQNRHLFQSLALAGTSGEAFGLVETWETSLNSTQ; encoded by the coding sequence ATGACGACACAAGAAAATCCCATTGACGAAGCCGAAAGCAGGGCCAACACCTTCCTCAGGCTGATACGCCGTTCCCAGCAGGGGCGTCTCAAGATCTACCTCGGCTATTGTCCGGGGGTAGGAAAGACGTACCAGATGCTCCAGGAGGGGCACCGGCTCAAGGAAGACGGGATAGACGTGGTCATAGGGCTACTCGAGACCCACGGCAGGGCCGATATCGAGAAGCTCGCCGAAGGCCTGGTGATGATTCCCCGCGAGCACCAGGAGTATCGCGGCATCGTAGTGGAAGAGATGGATACCGACGCAATTCTGGCGCGCAGGCCCCAGGTGGCGCTCATCGACGAGCTTGCCCACACGAACGTTCCCGGCGCGAGAAACCCCAAGCGGTACCAGGATATCCAGGATATTCTCGCCGCGGGAATTCACGTGATCACCACGGTGAATGTCCAGCACCTGGAGAGCCTCTACAACGTGATCGAGAAGGCGGTCGGGGTGAAGGTCAGGGAGCGCCTGCCCGATTCGGTCCTTGCCGGGGCGGACCAGATCGTGGATGTGGATCTCACCGCCGAAGACCTGAGGCGGCGTCTTCAGAGTGGCAAAATTTACCCCTCCGATCGTGTTGAGGCGTCCCTCCTCAATTTTTTCACCTATTCCAACCTTGAACGGCTCCGGGAGCTCACTTTGCGCGAGCTGGCTTCACAGCTCGATCTGAGGAGGCGGGAAGAGCCGGAGGAGAAGCCGACCGTGGCACCGGACCAGATAATGGTCTGCCTGAGCTCCCACGGGCCGAACAGCGAGAAACTCCTGCGCTATGCCTCCCGTCTCGCGGGAAGGCTTAACCGGAACTGGTATGCCGTATACGTCCAGACCCCCTCGGAAGAGGCGACGGTCATCGATGCGCGGACACAGCGGCTCATCTCCGACACGCTGACTTTGGCGAAGCAGCTGGGCGCCATGGTATTTACCTATAAAGGAGAAGACGTGGCGGATACGATCCTCAGGTTTGCGAAAGAATACCTGGTGGGCCATATCGTCATCGGGAAACCCCGGCCGCGGCCGTTTTGGAAGAGATTCGGCAGAAACAACGACATCGTGGGAAACCTGATCAGGCGGGCAAAAGGGGTTACCGTGGCGGTCCTGGACACGAGCGACGAAGACGCCTGGGGTCTGAAGCCCAATGCGCCGCTTCCGGCAACGCCCGCCCCCGCAAAGGCGGAGCCGGCGGATAGGGAGCCATTGGACCTGAGTGGGTTGATCTCGGCCGACCGCATTCTCCTATGGGAGCATGCGATAACGAAGGAGGAGGCGCTCCGGGCCTTGACGGGTACAATCGCGAAAGAAGGCGGGCCGATTGATCCCGGGGAACTCTACGCCGCAATTCTCACGCGCGAGGCGCAGGGATCTACTTTTTTTAATGAGGGAGCGGCGTTTCCCCATGTCCGCCTTCCCGGCCTGCCGGCCCCCCTAGTGGCCCTCGGTCTCGCGAAGCAGGGGATTTCGGACGTATCGACAGAAAAGCCCGTCCAATTGGTCTTTCTGATCCTGACCCCCGAGGAGAAGCCCGAGGTCCAGATCCGCATCCTGGGCATGGTAAGCCGGGCAACTCAGAACAGGCATCTTTTTCAAAGCCTTGCCCTCGCCGGGACTTCCGGGGAGGCCTTTGGACTCGTCGAAACTTGGGAAACTTCGCTCAATTCAACGCAATGA